In Desulfobacteraceae bacterium, the genomic stretch GATCAGGATCACGACGTCGCGGCTGATCACCAGGACCGTCAGCCACTCGGGAATGACGTGCAGAATCGCCAGACAGATGAAGGCCGACAGCAGCAGGAGTTTGTCGGCGACCGGGTCCAGGTAGGCCCCCAGAACGGTCCGCTGATTGAAATAGCGGGCGATAAAGCCGTCCAGACCGTCGCTGATCCCTGCAAACGAAAAGACCAGCAGCGCGGGGATAAACATCTCCCGCAGCAGACAGATCACAAAAAGCGGGGTCAGCAGGATCCGGATCACCGTCAGGGTGTTCGGGATATTGATCGGCAGACGTCTCGCTTTGGGGGCTTCCTTCATGGTTTCAATGGATTGCCTGTCCGTGATGCGGCCGGCGCTATTGCGGAATCAACTCCACCTGCAGGCCGTAATCGGACACGTCGTAAATCCGGACGCCGAAAGCATCGAAGGTGTTCATCATCAGGGCGTCGGCCAGCTCCCGGGCGTCCCCCTGATAGGTCACCACCAGGGTGGTGCGGTCGGCGGTCATCTCCCGGGTGGAAAGCGCGGCAACTCCCGCTAGTCCGCTCAGCCGCTGTCGGAACTGGATGAAATTCTTGAGGTTGCGCGTGCCCGCAACCACCACTTCAATGACCGCAGGGCCATCGGCAGCTTGGGGCCGCTCCTGCTGCAGCCCCACCCCCGAGAGCCGCTCCTCGAGGGCCGCCAGCGCTACCCTGGCCTCCACCAGCAAACGGTAGTGGCCGCCGGCCTTGGCTTCGGTGAGCACCCGATAGCTTTGAATGAAGCGGTCGGTGTTTTCAAAAACGGCGGCATTCAGCGTTTCAAATGCTGCCACCAGATCCTCCTGGGGCAGCATCTCGGTCGCAGCGCGGGCGGCGGCGCTCGCAAGCGCCCCGGCAAGGGCCTCCTGGCGGGCGGCTTCAATCCCT encodes the following:
- a CDS encoding CDP-alcohol phosphatidyltransferase family protein is translated as MKEAPKARRLPINIPNTLTVIRILLTPLFVICLLREMFIPALLVFSFAGISDGLDGFIARYFNQRTVLGAYLDPVADKLLLLSAFICLAILHVIPEWLTVLVISRDVVILI